The Brassica napus cultivar Da-Ae chromosome C7, Da-Ae, whole genome shotgun sequence genome has a segment encoding these proteins:
- the LOC111203098 gene encoding uncharacterized protein LOC111203098 encodes MPSLDTPNTAGGTARQPSDEAGASGEKAGDTRVHETLSSDSEPDSEKETSEGSTALQSSLTTYLEQMFSKKLDAMQSMVERLPGVAPPIRKSNPGFYADTPFTDNITLIEMPRKFFFPNIKMYDGTGDSDDHIAQYKQRMLAVALPRKFREATMCKGFGSTLIGPALQWYFNLPIGSISSFAALSDKFVEQFASSRSLEKTSDSLNEILQHRVEPLRDYIACFNQEKVSIPECNITTAISAFKRGLLPDGDLYKELISLKIP; translated from the coding sequence ATGCCGAGCCTGGACACACCCAACACCGCTGGAGGTACCGCTCGACAGCCTTCAGATGAAGCCGGGGCATCAGGAGAAAAAGCTGGAGATACGCGAGTCCATGAAACATTATCCAGCGACTCCGAGCCAGACTCCGAGAAGGAAACATCTGAAGGATCCACGGCATTGCAGTCCTCATTGACCACCTACCTGGAGCAGATGTTCTCCAAGAAGCTCGACGCCATGCAATCTATGGTAGAAAGGCTCCCCGGGGTGGCACCTCCGATTCGGAAAAGTAATCCCGGTTTTTACGCAGATACTCCTTTCACAGATAACATTACCCTGATTGAGATGCCGAGAAAGTTCTTCTTCCCCAACATAAAGATGTATGACGGTACCGGCGACTCAGACGACCACATCGCTCAGTACAAACAAAGGATGCTAGCGGTAGCACTCCCAAGGAAGTTCCGCGAGGCTACCATGTGCAAGGGATTCGGCTCAACCCTGATCGGACCCGCATTGCAATGGTACTTCAATCTACCCATCGGATCCATATCTTCATTCGCGGCCCTCAGCGATAAGTTCGTAGAGCAGTTCGCAAGTAGTCGGAGCCTGGAGAAAACCTCGGACAGCCTCAACGAAATCCTCCAGCATCGGGTCGAACCCCTTCGCGATTATATAGCTTGCTTCAATCAGGAAAAGGTATCAATCCCCGAATGCAACATCACTACGGCAATCTCAGCCTTCAAAAGAGGCTTGCTCCCAGACGGGGATCTCTATAAGGAACTGATATCACTCAAAATACcataa